A genomic stretch from Kribbella amoyensis includes:
- a CDS encoding AAA family ATPase — MTSVFGTARRPAYTVTRTDEQGRPISLDLRAPGGNSVLFTGGPGMGKTLELDRAQQLAQENGWTCVRVKAAPREPLEDRFVRAMNEDLGDLRKRFGHRAARQLKKMLKELIPRNRNRQNGAEVRVSPFVVPAIQFVGKTQWDAGPGGSVGTSINQLADRLGDLAAQKNQPVMLMIDDLDVASDRDLAAVTELSEHLERTGRPIYLIGAGGEMTMSRLMRASGGVSGIATEAARRFDIRECKPLTADELAPAVVEPLRQAGIQYEQEAVTNLVNAAGGSPSRLRDLADSAVQLAQQPDGLTTEVAKTATARVYAQSRVVYQAEWNNCSPAEKDLLAKVSLRGSRGVSMQGEMRKAGEDRWQTVDAARAQLVARGLLRESPNGDRVTVSDPGMRDWVETRIGVSAAQTGIAAAGSQAPVLEQPRGRHAETGKTSPRTVGNTTFTVNR, encoded by the coding sequence ATGACCTCGGTGTTCGGGACCGCGCGGCGACCGGCGTACACGGTGACCAGGACGGACGAGCAGGGCCGGCCGATCTCGCTGGACCTGCGTGCGCCGGGCGGCAATTCGGTGCTGTTCACCGGTGGACCGGGGATGGGCAAGACGCTGGAGCTCGACCGGGCCCAGCAGCTCGCCCAGGAGAACGGCTGGACCTGTGTCCGCGTGAAGGCGGCGCCGCGGGAGCCGCTGGAGGACCGCTTCGTCCGGGCGATGAACGAGGACCTGGGCGATCTCCGGAAGCGGTTCGGGCACCGGGCCGCCCGGCAGCTGAAGAAGATGCTGAAGGAACTGATCCCGCGCAACCGCAACCGGCAGAACGGCGCCGAGGTCCGCGTCAGCCCCTTCGTCGTGCCGGCCATCCAGTTCGTCGGCAAGACCCAGTGGGACGCCGGACCAGGGGGCTCCGTCGGCACCTCGATCAACCAGCTCGCCGACCGGCTGGGCGACCTGGCCGCCCAGAAGAACCAGCCGGTGATGCTGATGATCGACGACCTCGACGTCGCCAGCGACCGCGACCTGGCCGCGGTGACCGAACTCTCCGAGCACCTCGAACGCACCGGCAGGCCGATCTACCTGATCGGCGCCGGCGGCGAGATGACGATGAGCCGGCTGATGAGAGCCTCCGGCGGGGTGTCCGGCATCGCGACCGAAGCGGCCCGGCGCTTCGACATCCGCGAGTGCAAACCACTGACCGCCGACGAGCTCGCCCCGGCAGTCGTCGAACCACTCCGGCAGGCCGGCATCCAGTACGAGCAGGAAGCAGTGACGAACCTCGTCAACGCAGCCGGGGGCAGCCCCAGCCGGCTCCGCGACCTGGCGGACAGCGCAGTACAGCTCGCCCAGCAGCCGGACGGCCTCACCACCGAGGTGGCGAAGACGGCGACCGCGCGGGTGTACGCCCAGTCGCGGGTCGTGTACCAGGCAGAGTGGAACAACTGCTCCCCCGCGGAGAAGGACCTCCTGGCGAAGGTTTCGCTGCGCGGCTCCCGTGGGGTGTCGATGCAGGGCGAGATGCGCAAGGCCGGCGAGGACAGGTGGCAAACGGTCGACGCCGCTCGCGCACAGCTCGTCGCGCGAGGGTTGCTCCGGGAGAGCCCGAACGGGGATCGCGTGACCGTGTCCGATCCCGGTATGCGCGACTGGGTCGAGACCCGCATCGGGGTTTCGGCCGCGCAAACGGGAATCGCAGCAGCCGGATCGCAGGCGCCGGTATTGGAGCAGCCCCGAGGACGTCACGCGGAGACGGGCAAGACCTCGCCTCGCACCGTCGGGAACACGACGTTCACGGTCAATCGCTGA
- a CDS encoding siderophore-interacting protein yields MSSRPAPAPRNRRAKLAVVRRTERVTPHMIRVVLSCADFTDNGMTDRYVKLLFPKPGVEYPDPLDMGVVREEFPAEQWPTMRTYTVRSWDEAAQELAIDFVHHGDEGIAGPWAASAQPGDKLWFNGPGGAYAPDAEAGWHLLVGDESAVPAIGSAIEALPAGAKAKVFLEVEDESEEQKFGGFGEVDLTWYHRAGAGVERGERLVEAVTSLEFPPGDVHVFVHGEAGFVYKIRRNLFADRGLARDRVSLSGYWRLGKNEDGWQAEKAETARKERESATS; encoded by the coding sequence GTGAGCAGCAGACCAGCACCCGCACCCCGTAACCGTCGCGCCAAGCTGGCCGTCGTGCGCCGGACCGAGCGGGTCACGCCGCACATGATCCGGGTCGTGCTCAGCTGTGCCGACTTCACCGACAACGGGATGACCGACCGGTACGTGAAGCTGCTGTTCCCGAAGCCCGGCGTCGAGTACCCGGATCCCCTGGACATGGGCGTCGTCCGCGAGGAGTTCCCGGCCGAGCAGTGGCCGACGATGCGGACGTACACGGTCCGGTCGTGGGACGAGGCCGCGCAGGAGTTGGCGATCGACTTCGTCCACCACGGGGACGAGGGGATCGCCGGGCCGTGGGCCGCGAGCGCGCAGCCGGGCGACAAGCTGTGGTTCAACGGGCCGGGCGGGGCGTACGCGCCGGACGCCGAGGCCGGCTGGCACCTGCTGGTGGGGGACGAGAGCGCGGTGCCAGCGATCGGTTCCGCGATCGAGGCGTTGCCGGCCGGGGCGAAGGCGAAGGTGTTCCTCGAGGTCGAGGACGAGTCGGAGGAGCAGAAGTTCGGTGGCTTCGGCGAGGTCGACCTGACCTGGTACCACCGGGCCGGTGCGGGCGTGGAGCGAGGCGAGCGGCTGGTCGAGGCGGTGACGTCGCTGGAGTTCCCACCGGGGGACGTGCACGTGTTCGTCCATGGTGAGGCCGGGTTCGTGTACAAGATCCGGCGCAACCTGTTCGCCGACCGCGGCCTGGCGCGCGACCGGGTCTCGCTGTCCGGCTACTGGCGGCTCGGCAAGAACGAGGACGGCTGGCAGGCCGAGAAGGCCGAGACCGCCCGCAAGGAACGCGAGTCCGCCACGTCCTGA
- a CDS encoding TIGR04222 domain-containing membrane protein: protein MFGMLTENPLDLSQLAYLCGGPRRAALTTLLTLIQHRAIAISPARRVTVLSPTASNELERAVLDAVPATGLDLDAVVDAIVRTPAMTELRASLIQRGLVNRWRLLTLRGRRMRRKVRDTERSGLPRVAVVGAEAIAEARIRQLFSGPTTEPTSDPSARPAMHPAADLRNAG from the coding sequence GTGTTCGGAATGCTCACGGAGAATCCGCTCGACCTCAGCCAGCTCGCCTACTTGTGCGGCGGACCCCGCCGGGCGGCGCTGACCACGCTGCTGACGTTGATCCAGCACCGGGCGATCGCGATCAGCCCGGCCCGCCGGGTCACGGTGCTCAGCCCGACCGCTTCGAACGAGCTGGAGCGCGCCGTGCTCGACGCCGTCCCCGCGACCGGGCTCGACCTGGACGCGGTGGTCGACGCGATCGTCCGCACCCCGGCGATGACGGAACTGCGCGCCTCGCTGATCCAGCGCGGCCTGGTGAACCGGTGGCGGCTGCTCACCCTGCGCGGCCGCCGGATGCGCCGCAAGGTCCGCGACACCGAGCGGTCCGGCCTCCCGCGGGTCGCGGTCGTCGGCGCCGAGGCGATCGCGGAGGCACGAATCCGCCAGCTCTTCAGCGGCCCGACCACCGAGCCGACCAGCGATCCGTCCGCACGCCCGGCGATGCACCCGGCCGCCGATCTCCGCAACGCCGGCTGA
- a CDS encoding cytochrome d ubiquinol oxidase subunit II produces MINAEMARRHRQVQLVVGLVYVGLPLAFLGLVLWMASTAGSAAWLGAVIPVAMLAAGLVLRRRHRYQPQLWGVVGALFGAIAGLVLTLFPVALGVYWLAFLFLPGMWLGMVIGVALARYAERVLLVPLEPGLADTPYELGFRLRGVRLTTLTLGKSTVSIKGQPVLRAARSGLTSDDLGRTYPLSKVTGVFEVELSGAERLKFPISLPYAPIGTAGPAVILQASGQDWVLPTDQAATLAEMLNRRIAAGTT; encoded by the coding sequence GTGATCAATGCGGAGATGGCGCGCCGGCATCGGCAGGTCCAGCTGGTCGTGGGACTCGTGTACGTCGGGCTGCCGCTGGCGTTCCTCGGCCTGGTGCTGTGGATGGCGTCGACGGCCGGCTCGGCGGCGTGGCTGGGCGCGGTGATCCCGGTGGCGATGCTGGCCGCCGGGCTCGTGCTGCGGAGGCGGCATCGGTACCAGCCGCAGCTCTGGGGCGTGGTGGGCGCGTTGTTCGGCGCGATCGCCGGGTTGGTGCTGACGCTGTTCCCGGTCGCCCTTGGCGTGTACTGGCTCGCGTTCCTCTTCCTGCCGGGGATGTGGCTCGGCATGGTCATCGGCGTCGCGCTCGCCCGGTACGCCGAGCGCGTGCTGCTGGTCCCGCTGGAGCCAGGGCTCGCGGACACGCCGTACGAGCTGGGCTTCCGGTTGCGGGGCGTGCGGCTGACCACCTTGACGCTGGGGAAGTCCACCGTGTCGATCAAGGGGCAGCCGGTCCTGCGGGCGGCGCGGAGCGGGCTCACCTCCGACGACCTCGGCCGGACGTATCCGCTGAGCAAGGTGACCGGGGTCTTCGAGGTGGAGCTGAGCGGGGCCGAGCGGCTGAAGTTCCCGATTTCGTTGCCCTACGCACCGATCGGTACCGCCGGACCGGCCGTCATCCTGCAGGCGTCCGGCCAGGACTGGGTGCTCCCGACGGACCAGGCGGCGACGTTGGCGGAGATGCTGAACCGTCGGATCGCCGCCGGCACGACCTAG
- a CDS encoding aminoglycoside phosphotransferase family protein has product MNSFVIPPTLRDSYGGDETTRAWLEALPEQATEYLDRWELTLDGPSMHGAGSLVLPVRQIDGTSAVLKLQPFNEENAEEALALRTWNPDDVVRVLKDDRSTATLLIERLHLRTLSDVPDHEEATRILAELLARLTAVPAPAVVRRLGDVAAEMLADAPTLIPKLADPVDRELAHRCAAALAEVATEPGDRLLHWDLHYDNVLAADRAPWLVIDPKPLAGDPGFEVFAALKNRWDDLVASGDLPRAIRRRFDLMTEIVGLERDRTISWTLGRILQNVLWDVEAGETRIEPVQVEIAGALLEPAA; this is encoded by the coding sequence ATGAACTCCTTCGTGATTCCGCCCACGTTGCGGGACAGCTACGGCGGCGACGAGACCACGCGGGCCTGGCTCGAGGCTCTACCCGAGCAGGCGACCGAGTACCTGGACCGCTGGGAGCTCACCCTCGACGGGCCGTCCATGCACGGCGCCGGCTCGCTCGTCCTGCCGGTCCGCCAGATCGACGGGACCTCCGCGGTCCTCAAACTCCAGCCGTTCAACGAGGAGAACGCCGAGGAGGCGCTCGCCCTGCGGACCTGGAACCCGGACGACGTGGTGCGCGTACTCAAGGACGACCGGTCGACGGCCACCCTGCTGATCGAGCGACTCCACCTGCGGACCCTCAGCGACGTCCCGGACCACGAGGAGGCGACCCGGATCCTGGCCGAGTTGCTCGCCCGGCTGACCGCGGTACCGGCTCCGGCCGTCGTCCGCCGACTCGGGGACGTCGCGGCCGAGATGCTCGCGGACGCACCCACGCTGATCCCGAAGCTGGCGGATCCGGTCGATCGCGAGCTCGCCCACCGATGCGCGGCCGCGCTGGCCGAGGTGGCGACCGAACCGGGTGATCGGCTGCTGCACTGGGACCTGCACTACGACAACGTGCTCGCCGCCGACCGGGCGCCGTGGCTGGTGATCGACCCGAAGCCGTTGGCCGGGGACCCGGGGTTCGAGGTGTTCGCGGCGCTGAAGAACCGGTGGGACGACCTGGTCGCGAGCGGCGACCTGCCGCGGGCGATCCGGCGGCGGTTCGACCTGATGACCGAGATCGTCGGGCTGGAACGGGACCGCACGATCAGCTGGACGCTCGGCCGGATCCTGCAGAACGTTCTCTGGGACGTCGAAGCCGGCGAGACGAGGATCGAGCCGGTCCAGGTGGAGATCGCGGGGGCCTTGCTCGAACCGGCCGCCTGA
- a CDS encoding group II truncated hemoglobin, with protein sequence MSTPTVYEWAGGAQAFRRLTEEFYDRVLEDPLLAPVFAHMSPQHREHVTIWLGEVFGGPKRYTEELGGYPAMLSHHLNLGLTEEQRARWAALIAASADPAGLPDDPEFRSAFVAYVEWGTRIALANSQPGVTPPPEAPVPRWGWGEAPPYQP encoded by the coding sequence GTGAGCACACCGACCGTGTACGAGTGGGCCGGCGGGGCGCAGGCGTTCCGGCGGCTGACCGAGGAGTTCTACGACCGGGTCCTCGAGGATCCGCTGCTCGCGCCCGTGTTCGCGCACATGAGCCCGCAGCACCGTGAGCACGTGACGATCTGGCTCGGTGAGGTGTTCGGCGGCCCGAAGCGGTACACCGAAGAGCTCGGCGGGTACCCGGCGATGCTCTCCCACCACCTGAACCTCGGCCTCACCGAGGAGCAGCGCGCTCGCTGGGCCGCCCTGATCGCGGCCAGCGCCGACCCGGCCGGGCTGCCCGACGATCCCGAGTTCCGGTCCGCCTTCGTCGCGTACGTCGAGTGGGGGACCCGGATCGCGCTGGCGAACTCGCAGCCCGGGGTGACCCCGCCGCCGGAGGCACCGGTACCGCGCTGGGGCTGGGGCGAGGCGCCGCCGTACCAGCCCTGA
- a CDS encoding quaternary amine ABC transporter ATP-binding protein produces MTAQLESPEAGADALLSIEGLWKVFGPKAGRVPHRPELAGLSRAELYRRTGCTAAVRDLSFDVAPGEVFVVMGLSGSGKSTLVRCLTRLIEPTAGRIVFEGEDLRAADEKRLRTLRRSKFSMVFQHFGLLPHRKVIDNVSYGLEIRGESKPDRRRRAHEVIDLVGLRGHENFYPEQLSGGMQQRVGLARALANDPDVLLFDEPFSALDPLIRREMQTEVVRLHREVGKTMVFITHDLSEALKLGDRILLLRDGAPVQLGTGDELVGAPADDYVREFVRDVPRADVLTLRWIVRQPRPDEQLDGPELGPDVLVREATRLVLEADRPVKVVADGQLLGVVGDEEILAVVADKAPESGRRLDLPAGARVDAGVTAPVDARLGTQGEAGRPVDPVRGPDRRDPA; encoded by the coding sequence GTGACCGCTCAGCTCGAGTCTCCCGAGGCCGGCGCCGACGCGCTGCTGTCGATCGAAGGTCTGTGGAAGGTCTTCGGGCCGAAGGCGGGCCGGGTTCCGCACCGCCCCGAGCTGGCCGGCCTGAGCCGCGCCGAGCTGTACCGGCGGACCGGCTGTACCGCGGCCGTCCGGGACCTGAGCTTCGACGTCGCACCCGGTGAGGTCTTCGTCGTGATGGGGCTGTCCGGCTCCGGCAAATCGACCCTGGTCCGCTGCTTGACCCGACTGATCGAGCCGACCGCGGGCCGGATCGTGTTCGAGGGCGAGGACCTGCGGGCCGCCGACGAGAAGCGGCTGCGGACGCTGCGGCGGAGCAAGTTCTCGATGGTCTTCCAGCACTTCGGCCTGCTGCCGCACCGCAAGGTGATCGACAACGTCTCGTACGGCCTGGAGATCCGCGGCGAGAGCAAGCCGGACCGCCGGCGCCGCGCGCACGAGGTGATCGACCTGGTCGGCCTGCGCGGACACGAGAACTTCTACCCCGAGCAGCTGTCCGGCGGCATGCAGCAGCGCGTCGGCCTGGCCCGCGCGCTGGCGAACGACCCGGACGTGCTGCTCTTCGACGAGCCGTTCTCCGCGCTCGACCCGCTGATCCGGCGGGAGATGCAGACCGAGGTGGTCCGGCTGCACCGCGAGGTCGGCAAGACCATGGTGTTCATCACCCACGACCTGTCCGAGGCGCTCAAGCTGGGCGACCGGATCCTGCTGCTGCGCGACGGCGCCCCCGTCCAGCTCGGGACCGGCGACGAGCTGGTCGGCGCACCGGCCGACGACTACGTCCGCGAGTTCGTCCGGGACGTCCCGCGCGCCGACGTGCTGACGCTGCGCTGGATCGTGCGGCAGCCGCGCCCGGACGAGCAGCTCGACGGGCCGGAGCTCGGTCCCGACGTGCTGGTCCGCGAGGCGACCCGGCTGGTGCTGGAGGCGGACCGCCCGGTCAAGGTGGTCGCCGACGGGCAACTGCTCGGCGTGGTCGGCGACGAAGAGATCCTCGCCGTCGTCGCCGACAAGGCACCCGAGTCCGGCCGCCGCCTCGACCTGCCGGCCGGCGCCCGGGTCGATGCCGGAGTCACTGCGCCGGTCGACGCGCGGCTCGGAACTCAGGGTGAAGCCGGCCGTCCGGTGGACCCGGTCCGCGGTCCGGACCGGCGAGACCCCGCCTGA
- a CDS encoding ABC transporter permease subunit — MAAITGSVELEVRRPRRAVLVGILLVGWLAAFFLLRGIDTLVLGGQETTRLHRWLTEQADVLGSGNVVFDTIRVAVGQFVVLLQDVIAQPSYGRPVPVIGWLGVVAVSAYLAWAFGNWKVAVLTAAGLTFVGLQGLWQQSMDTLALTLAAVLLALLVGIPLGIWAGLSHRMFRVTKLVLDLMQTLPTFVYLAPLTLFFAIGPAAATIATVIYAAPPVVRLTAHALRSVPTESVEAARSLGSTRGQTLTKVQLPLSRSTVVVGINQTIMAALSMVTVAALIDAPGLGQTVLKALQTLDVGVAFNAGLAIVVLAIVLDRVTTAAGDRPWRTASIRRKALLGAGAAGVLVAIWFSRTYVWAAEFPATADVGSRIAVVATDVTTWVQDVFGGFTYGVRDAVTTGVLNPLQTLLTDSPWWLVSVVVVLLALVLGGWRAAVPAAACLGLLVGTGVWHDAMVTLASTLLATVVVVAVGLVLGVWAGRNQRIDSWIRPVLDAGQTMPPFVYLVPFLALFGTSRFTAIAAAVVFAVPVTTKIVADGIRAVPVATVEAANSVGSSSWQVISKVQLPVARRAITLAVNQGLIYVLSMVVVGGLVGAGALGYDVAAGFAQSELYGKGLAAGLAIVLLGVMLDRITQAAARPRKFRGTVGGDKW, encoded by the coding sequence ATGGCGGCGATCACCGGGTCCGTCGAGCTCGAGGTCCGGCGGCCGCGGCGTGCGGTCCTCGTCGGGATCCTGCTGGTCGGCTGGCTCGCCGCGTTCTTCCTGCTCCGCGGGATCGACACCCTCGTCCTCGGCGGCCAGGAGACCACCCGGCTGCACCGTTGGCTGACCGAACAGGCCGACGTCCTCGGCTCCGGGAACGTCGTCTTCGACACGATCCGGGTCGCCGTCGGCCAGTTCGTGGTGCTGCTGCAGGACGTGATCGCCCAGCCGTCGTACGGGCGGCCCGTGCCGGTGATCGGCTGGCTCGGCGTGGTCGCGGTCTCGGCGTATCTGGCATGGGCGTTCGGCAACTGGAAGGTCGCGGTACTGACCGCCGCGGGGCTCACGTTCGTCGGCCTGCAGGGGCTGTGGCAGCAGAGTATGGACACGCTCGCCCTGACCCTCGCCGCGGTGCTGCTCGCGCTGCTGGTCGGGATCCCGCTCGGGATCTGGGCCGGGTTGTCGCACCGGATGTTCCGGGTCACCAAGCTCGTGCTCGACCTGATGCAGACGCTGCCGACCTTCGTATACCTCGCGCCGCTGACGCTGTTCTTCGCGATCGGCCCGGCCGCGGCGACGATCGCGACCGTGATCTACGCGGCGCCGCCCGTCGTCCGGCTGACCGCGCACGCGCTGCGCTCGGTGCCGACCGAGAGCGTCGAGGCGGCCCGGTCGCTCGGCTCCACCCGCGGCCAGACCCTGACGAAGGTGCAGCTGCCGCTGTCCCGCAGCACGGTCGTGGTCGGGATCAACCAGACGATCATGGCCGCGTTGTCGATGGTCACGGTGGCCGCGCTGATCGACGCGCCCGGTCTCGGCCAGACGGTGCTGAAGGCGCTGCAGACGCTCGACGTCGGGGTCGCGTTCAACGCGGGACTCGCGATCGTCGTGCTCGCGATCGTGCTCGACCGGGTGACCACCGCCGCGGGCGACCGGCCCTGGCGAACCGCGAGCATCCGGCGCAAGGCCCTGCTCGGCGCGGGCGCGGCCGGCGTACTGGTGGCGATCTGGTTCTCCCGGACGTACGTGTGGGCGGCCGAGTTCCCGGCCACGGCGGACGTCGGCTCCCGGATCGCGGTCGTCGCGACCGACGTGACCACCTGGGTCCAGGACGTCTTCGGCGGCTTCACCTACGGCGTCCGCGACGCGGTCACCACCGGCGTACTCAATCCGCTCCAGACACTGCTCACCGATTCGCCGTGGTGGCTCGTGTCGGTCGTGGTCGTGCTGCTCGCGTTGGTGCTCGGCGGTTGGCGGGCCGCGGTTCCGGCGGCGGCGTGCCTCGGCCTGCTGGTCGGGACCGGGGTCTGGCACGACGCGATGGTGACGCTCGCGTCGACGCTGCTGGCGACCGTGGTTGTGGTTGCCGTGGGCCTCGTTCTCGGTGTGTGGGCGGGGCGGAACCAGCGGATCGACAGCTGGATCCGGCCGGTCCTGGACGCGGGACAGACGATGCCGCCGTTCGTGTACCTGGTGCCGTTCCTCGCGTTGTTCGGCACCAGCCGGTTCACCGCGATCGCGGCGGCCGTCGTGTTCGCGGTCCCGGTGACCACCAAGATCGTGGCCGACGGGATCCGCGCGGTCCCGGTCGCGACGGTCGAGGCGGCGAACTCGGTCGGCTCCAGCAGCTGGCAGGTGATCAGCAAGGTCCAGCTGCCGGTGGCCCGCCGGGCGATCACGCTGGCGGTCAACCAGGGCCTCATCTACGTGCTGTCGATGGTCGTCGTCGGCGGCCTGGTCGGCGCCGGCGCCCTCGGGTACGACGTGGCCGCCGGCTTCGCGCAGAGCGAGCTGTACGGCAAGGGACTCGCGGCCGGCCTGGCCATCGTCCTGCTCGGCGTCATGCTCGACCGCATCACGCAGGCCGCAGCCCGGCCGCGGAAGTTCAGAGGAACAGTCGGAGGAGACAAGTGGTGA
- a CDS encoding ABC transporter substrate-binding protein, with translation MTKKLRSVGVLTALALSLAACGGAKVGDAEQPEAGGGKECGSFNLAVSPWVGYEANAAVVAYVATKELGCKVVKKNLKEEISWQGFGTGEVDAVLENWGHEDLKKKYVDEQKVAVVVGPSGNKGVIGWYLPPWLAAERPELKDWKNLNKFAALFKTTESGGKGQLLDGDPSFVTNDEALVKNLKLDYKVVYAGSETALIQAFRDAEKNKKPVIGYFYEPQWFFNELKLVKVDLPAYTKGCDADPAKVACDYPAYDLDKIVAKKFADSGSPAYELVKNFSWTNDDQNQVAKYIAEDKLSPDAAAEKWVNDNRAKVDAWLGK, from the coding sequence GTGACCAAGAAGCTCCGCTCCGTCGGGGTACTGACGGCGCTGGCACTCAGCCTGGCCGCGTGTGGTGGTGCGAAGGTCGGCGACGCCGAGCAGCCCGAGGCCGGTGGTGGCAAGGAGTGCGGCAGCTTCAACCTCGCCGTCAGCCCGTGGGTCGGCTACGAGGCGAACGCCGCCGTCGTCGCGTACGTGGCGACCAAGGAACTCGGCTGCAAGGTGGTGAAGAAGAATCTCAAGGAGGAGATCTCCTGGCAGGGCTTCGGCACCGGTGAGGTCGACGCGGTGCTGGAGAACTGGGGCCACGAGGACCTGAAGAAGAAGTACGTCGACGAGCAGAAGGTCGCCGTCGTCGTCGGGCCGTCCGGCAACAAGGGCGTGATCGGCTGGTACCTGCCGCCGTGGCTGGCCGCCGAGCGCCCGGAACTGAAGGACTGGAAGAACCTGAACAAGTTCGCCGCGCTGTTCAAGACCACCGAGTCCGGCGGCAAGGGCCAGCTGCTCGACGGCGACCCGTCCTTCGTCACCAACGACGAGGCGCTGGTGAAGAACCTCAAGCTGGACTACAAGGTCGTCTACGCCGGCAGCGAGACCGCGCTGATCCAGGCGTTCCGGGACGCGGAGAAGAACAAGAAGCCGGTGATCGGCTACTTCTACGAGCCGCAGTGGTTCTTCAACGAGCTCAAGCTGGTCAAGGTCGACCTGCCCGCGTACACCAAGGGCTGCGACGCGGACCCGGCGAAGGTGGCCTGCGACTACCCGGCGTACGACCTGGACAAGATCGTCGCGAAGAAGTTCGCCGACTCCGGCAGCCCGGCGTACGAGCTGGTGAAGAACTTCAGCTGGACCAACGACGACCAGAACCAGGTGGCGAAGTACATCGCCGAGGACAAGCTGAGCCCGGACGCCGCGGCCGAGAAGTGGGTCAACGACAACCGGGCGAAGGTCGACGCCTGGCTCGGGAAATAA